A stretch of Chionomys nivalis chromosome 2, mChiNiv1.1, whole genome shotgun sequence DNA encodes these proteins:
- the LOC130868489 gene encoding olfactory receptor 10A7-like, with protein sequence MPPSWAAPPWANQSRTRELEFVLLGFAHVPSLRPMLSVLFLAAFLLTLLGNTLIVLLTSLDPGLCAPMYFFLRHLALVEICFSLDVAPRLLVTLLWPGRGLSPTSCALQLLLVLSCVTSECFLLTVMAWDRFLAICRPLRYGAIMSLRLCHLLATTCWLAGIPVALVFTIWLFSFPFCGPRGIRHFFCDIAPLLSLVCADTRVFEANVFVATVLVIMVPFCLIAASYVMILAAVLRMPSASGRHKALSTCASHLIVVILFYGTTGVIHLRPKASYSPESKQVVSLSYTLVTPMLNPLIYSLRNKEVKAAFGRVCCGRQGSRF encoded by the coding sequence ATGCCACCTTCCTGGGCAGCTCCTCCCTGGGCCAATCAGAGCCGCACACGTGAGCTGGAGTTCGTGTTGCTGGGCTTTGCACATGTGCCCTCCCTGCGCCCAATGCTCTCAGTGCTCTTCCTGGCCGCCTTCCTGCTCACGTTGCTAGGCAACACACTCATCGTCTTGCTCACCAGCCTGGATCCAGGCCTGTGTGCACCCATGTACTTCTTCTTGCGCCACCTGGCGCTGGTGGAGATCTGCTTCTCACTGGACGTGGCGCCCCGGCTGCTGGTGACCCTGCTGTGGCCTGGACGTGGGCTGTCCCCTACAAGCTGTGCCCTGCAGCTGCTCCTCGTGCTGTCCTGTGTCACATCCGAGTGTTTTCTCCTCACGGTCATGGCCTGGGACCGCTTCCTGGCCATTTGCAGGCCACTGCGCTATGGTGCCATCATGAGCTTGAGGCTGTGCCACCTGCTGGCCACCACTTGCTGGTTGGCAGGAATCCCCGTGGCTCTGGTCTTCACTATCTGGCTCTTTAGCTTTCCCTTCTGTGGGCCACGGGGCATCCGGCACTTCTTCTGTGACATAGCACCTCTGCTGAGCCTGGTGTGTGCAGACACCAGAGTCTTTGAGGCTAATGTGTTTGTGGCCACTGTCCTTGTCATCATGGTTCCCTTCTGTCTTATAGCTGCATCCTACGTCATGATTCTGGCTGCTGTCCTTCGGATGCCATCAGCCTCTGGGCGCCACAAAGCCCTGTCCACCTGTGCCTCCCACCTCATCGTGGTGATTCTGTTTTACGGCACAACGGGGGTCATCCACTTGCGCCCCAAGGCCAGCTACTCTCCTGAGAGCAAGCAAGTGGTGTCCCTGTCATACACCTTGGTGACCCCCATGCTTAATCCTCTCATCTACAGCCTGCGGAACAAGGAGGTCAAAGCTGCCTTCGGCCGTGTGTGCTGTGGACGCCAAGGGTCTAGATTCTAG